The following proteins are co-located in the Pyrobaculum calidifontis JCM 11548 genome:
- a CDS encoding ABC transporter permease subunit encodes MRLVQRREPYPLGYAVALAGSLATTLAAVLLATNRLDSALAVLAITDWGFYLRVFAVVGIVAMSGVVSYRAGLWNIGQEGQAVVGALAALASTDPLGALFAGFLVGLAWALPPALLRAFLGVNEAVTTFLLTFVAVYTARYFIEGPLRDPAKRGFVASVEAPHLGLAAAVGALAVVAIGVLVLYKTRLGLYLRLLASGEEVVRYAGALPTVYILLGLALSGALAGLGGAVEISSREAGRYMTLQQVSTGFGLYGISAAWLGGLSPLGALAASAYVAWLYQVGVNLKVLGLPALVANALVGSAMAWGLAGYVLYKYRVVWR; translated from the coding sequence ATGAGGCTCGTCCAGAGAAGAGAGCCGTACCCCCTCGGCTACGCAGTGGCCTTGGCCGGCTCTTTAGCCACGACGCTCGCCGCAGTGTTGCTGGCCACAAACCGACTAGACTCGGCCTTGGCTGTGCTGGCCATCACAGATTGGGGATTCTACCTAAGGGTATTCGCAGTGGTGGGCATTGTGGCCATGTCGGGGGTTGTGTCGTATAGGGCTGGTCTTTGGAACATCGGCCAAGAGGGCCAGGCAGTGGTAGGCGCGCTCGCCGCCCTGGCGTCCACCGACCCGCTGGGGGCCCTCTTCGCCGGCTTCTTAGTCGGCCTAGCCTGGGCTCTGCCCCCGGCTTTGCTGAGGGCCTTCCTCGGCGTAAATGAGGCAGTTACCACATTCCTCCTAACCTTTGTCGCAGTCTACACCGCCCGCTACTTCATAGAGGGCCCCCTGAGAGACCCGGCCAAGAGGGGCTTTGTGGCATCGGTTGAGGCCCCCCACCTAGGCCTAGCCGCCGCTGTGGGAGCACTGGCTGTTGTAGCTATCGGCGTATTAGTACTGTATAAGACGCGGCTCGGCTTATACCTCCGCCTACTGGCCTCCGGCGAAGAGGTAGTAAGGTACGCCGGCGCATTGCCCACTGTGTATATCTTGTTGGGGCTGGCGCTGAGCGGCGCGTTGGCGGGCCTGGGGGGCGCGGTAGAGATTTCAAGCAGAGAGGCAGGCAGATATATGACGCTCCAGCAGGTGTCAACGGGGTTTGGGCTATACGGCATATCGGCCGCCTGGCTGGGTGGGCTGAGCCCCCTGGGCGCCTTAGCCGCCTCGGCCTATGTGGCCTGGCTCTACCAAGTGGGCGTAAACCTCAAAGTCCTCGGCCTACCGGCGCTTGTGGCAAACGCTCTCGTGGGAAGCGCCATGGCGTGGGGCCTCGCCGGCTACGTCCTCTACAAGTATAGAGTCGTATGGCGGTAG
- a CDS encoding ABC transporter permease, whose translation MAVELGVLFEVFKAATPILLATLGAAVGQRAGVLNLGIEGTVYLSAAVAALLGPPWGLLLAVVVGTLYNLLYYFLANDFALNQVLLGFAFTMVAYGVGSQVAQSRVGVPLQKPALYGPEAFAAAVVLAVVVHVLLRTRLGVAIKASGDDPASLDLMGIDVYRVRKIAGAVEGLLASAAGAYLVLAYYGSWSDQLVMGWGFLAVVTAMIALWRPLLAIAASLVPSTFISLSYTLQRYLQISPHLLNTTPYLASIAVLVILYIAARRGAFKTSAPRWLAKPYIREER comes from the coding sequence ATGGCGGTAGAGCTCGGCGTACTCTTCGAGGTCTTCAAGGCGGCTACGCCTATACTGCTGGCGACGCTGGGGGCGGCGGTGGGGCAAAGAGCGGGTGTGCTCAATTTAGGCATTGAGGGCACCGTCTACTTATCTGCCGCCGTGGCCGCCCTTCTGGGCCCCCCTTGGGGCCTTCTACTCGCCGTGGTGGTGGGCACCTTGTACAACCTTCTCTACTACTTCCTTGCAAACGACTTTGCGCTCAACCAAGTCCTGCTAGGCTTTGCCTTCACTATGGTGGCATACGGCGTGGGCTCCCAAGTGGCGCAGAGCAGAGTTGGTGTGCCGTTGCAGAAGCCGGCGCTGTACGGCCCCGAGGCCTTCGCCGCGGCGGTTGTATTGGCAGTGGTGGTGCATGTTCTCCTAAGGACGAGGCTCGGCGTGGCGATAAAGGCCTCCGGCGACGACCCAGCATCGCTTGACCTAATGGGGATTGACGTATATCGCGTTAGAAAAATTGCAGGCGCAGTGGAGGGCCTTTTGGCATCGGCGGCCGGCGCCTACTTGGTGTTGGCATACTACGGTAGCTGGAGCGACCAACTGGTCATGGGCTGGGGCTTTCTTGCAGTTGTCACAGCAATGATAGCCCTATGGCGGCCCCTACTTGCAATAGCCGCCTCACTTGTGCCATCCACGTTTATATCTCTCTCATACACACTCCAACGGTATCTACAGATCTCTCCCCACCTCTTAAACACAACGCCATACCTAGCCTCCATAGCCGTTTTGGTAATCCTATACATTGCGGCGAGACGCGGAGCATTTAAGACATCGGCGCCTCGATGGCTCGCCAAGCCCTACATCCGCGAAGAGCGGTAA
- a CDS encoding DNA-directed DNA polymerase → MRFWPLDATYSVVGGVPEVRVFGVDGEGRRVVLVDRRFRPYFYAKCDKCDASLAKSYLSRVAPVEAVEVVERRFFGRPTIFLKVVAKVPEDVRKLREAALGAPGVVDVYEADIRYYMRYMIDKGVVPCAWNVVEAREAGKLGPLPLYEVVEWAGVEEGFPPPLRVLAFDIEVYNERGSPDPLRDPVVMLAVKTSDGREEVFEAEGRDDRRVIRGFVDFVKEFDPDVIVGYNSNGFDWPYLSERAKALGVPLRVDRLGGVPQQSVYGHWSVVGRANVDLYNIVDEFPEIKVKTLDRVAEYFGVMKRSERVLIPGHKVYEYWNDPAKRPTLMRYVLDDVRSTLGLAEKLLPFLIQLSSVSGLPLDQVAAASVGNRVEWMLLRYAYRMGEVAPNREEREYEPYKGAIVLEPKPGLYSDVLVLDFSSMYPNIMMKYNLSPDTYLEPHEPDPPEGVVVAPEVGHRFRKAPTGFIPAVLKHLVELRRAVREEAKKYPPDSPEYRLLDERQRALKVMANAMYGYLGWVGARWYKKEVAESVTAFARAILLDVVEYAKRLGIEVIYGDTDSLFVKKSGAVDRLVKYVEERHGIEIKVDKDYERVLFTEAKKRYAGLLRDGRIDIVGFEVVRGDWCELAKEVQLNVVELILKSKSVGEARERVVKYVREVVERLKAYKFDLDDLIIWKTLDKELDEYKAYGPHVHAALELKRRGYKVGKGTTVGYVIVRGPGKVSERAMPYIFVDDASKVDVDYYIEKQVIPAALRIAEVLGVKESDLKTGRVEKSLLDFLG, encoded by the coding sequence GTGAGGTTTTGGCCTCTAGACGCCACGTACTCTGTGGTTGGCGGGGTGCCTGAGGTGAGGGTCTTCGGCGTCGACGGCGAGGGTCGGAGGGTTGTTCTCGTCGATAGGCGTTTTAGGCCGTACTTCTACGCCAAGTGTGACAAGTGCGACGCCTCTTTGGCCAAGTCGTATCTTTCCCGTGTGGCTCCTGTGGAGGCCGTGGAGGTGGTGGAGCGGCGGTTTTTCGGCAGGCCCACGATCTTTCTAAAGGTGGTGGCTAAGGTGCCTGAGGATGTGCGGAAGTTGCGGGAGGCGGCCTTGGGAGCCCCCGGCGTCGTAGACGTGTACGAGGCCGATATTAGGTACTACATGCGTTACATGATAGATAAGGGAGTTGTCCCCTGCGCTTGGAACGTGGTAGAGGCGAGAGAGGCGGGCAAGCTCGGCCCTCTGCCGTTGTACGAAGTTGTGGAGTGGGCCGGCGTTGAGGAGGGCTTTCCGCCCCCTCTTCGCGTCTTGGCCTTCGACATAGAGGTGTACAACGAGAGGGGGAGCCCAGACCCGCTTCGCGATCCCGTGGTGATGCTCGCTGTCAAGACCAGCGACGGCCGCGAGGAGGTCTTCGAGGCGGAGGGCAGAGACGACAGGAGGGTCATTAGGGGGTTTGTGGATTTTGTAAAAGAGTTTGACCCCGATGTAATAGTTGGCTACAACTCCAACGGCTTTGACTGGCCTTACCTCTCCGAGAGGGCTAAGGCGTTGGGTGTTCCGCTGAGGGTGGATAGGCTGGGCGGCGTGCCTCAGCAGAGTGTCTACGGCCACTGGTCTGTGGTAGGCAGGGCGAACGTCGACTTGTACAACATAGTGGACGAGTTTCCAGAGATTAAGGTGAAGACTCTGGACCGCGTGGCTGAGTACTTCGGCGTCATGAAGAGGAGTGAGCGCGTGTTAATACCTGGCCACAAGGTGTATGAGTATTGGAACGACCCTGCGAAGAGGCCCACGCTTATGCGCTACGTCCTCGACGACGTTAGATCCACTCTGGGCCTCGCCGAGAAGCTTCTCCCATTCTTAATCCAGCTCTCCTCCGTGTCTGGACTGCCGCTCGACCAAGTGGCCGCGGCCAGCGTTGGGAATAGAGTGGAGTGGATGCTTTTGCGCTACGCCTACCGCATGGGCGAGGTGGCGCCGAATAGGGAGGAGAGGGAGTACGAGCCTTACAAGGGGGCGATTGTGCTAGAGCCAAAGCCCGGGCTGTACAGCGACGTGCTTGTGTTAGACTTCTCCTCAATGTACCCCAACATAATGATGAAGTACAACCTCTCGCCCGATACTTACTTGGAGCCGCATGAGCCAGATCCCCCGGAGGGGGTAGTGGTGGCGCCCGAGGTGGGGCACCGCTTTAGAAAGGCTCCAACCGGCTTTATCCCCGCCGTGTTGAAGCACTTAGTGGAGCTTAGAAGGGCGGTTAGAGAGGAGGCGAAGAAGTATCCCCCCGACTCGCCTGAGTACCGACTCTTGGACGAGAGGCAGAGGGCTCTCAAGGTCATGGCAAACGCCATGTACGGCTACTTAGGCTGGGTTGGTGCGCGGTGGTACAAGAAAGAGGTCGCGGAGTCCGTTACGGCGTTTGCGCGGGCCATTCTACTCGACGTGGTGGAGTACGCGAAGAGGCTTGGCATCGAGGTGATATACGGCGACACGGACAGCCTCTTCGTTAAGAAGAGCGGGGCGGTGGACAGGCTGGTGAAATATGTGGAAGAGCGGCACGGCATTGAGATTAAGGTGGATAAGGACTATGAGAGAGTGTTGTTTACTGAGGCTAAGAAGAGGTACGCCGGGTTGTTGAGAGATGGGAGAATAGACATCGTGGGGTTTGAAGTAGTTAGGGGGGACTGGTGCGAGTTGGCCAAGGAGGTCCAGCTGAACGTGGTGGAACTTATTCTTAAGTCGAAGAGCGTGGGCGAGGCCAGGGAGCGGGTTGTGAAATATGTCCGCGAAGTAGTTGAGCGCCTAAAGGCGTATAAATTCGACTTAGACGACTTGATCATCTGGAAGACGTTGGACAAGGAGCTGGATGAGTACAAGGCCTATGGCCCCCACGTCCACGCCGCGTTGGAGCTTAAGAGGAGGGGCTACAAAGTGGGTAAGGGGACCACTGTGGGGTATGTGATAGTGAGGGGGCCCGGCAAGGTTTCTGAACGCGCCATGCCCTACATATTCGTCGACGACGCGAGTAAAGTGGACGTGGACTACTACATTGAGAAGCAAGTTATCCCAGCCGCGCTCAGAATAGCAGAGGTCCTCGGCGTAAAAGAGAGCGACTTGAAGACAGGCAGAGTCGAAAAATCACTCTTGGACTTCCTAGGCTAG
- the dnaG gene encoding DNA primase DnaG encodes MGALTIVAKYMIVAQIEVNGGVDKSDIIGALFSQTEGLLGKDMDLRELQMMGRIGRIEVDIQEKDGKTKAKIYIPSNLDRYETALVAALIESIERVGPYPATVKVLEIRDLREEKRKKIVERAKELIKMIEEEILPDTKEIIEKLKEDVAKAEVVEYGPEKLPAGPDVDKSDWIIVVEGRADVVNLVKHGYRNVIALEGISRGVPQTIIDLSKRKSITLFIDGDKGGEMVLKELMKVAHIDYVARAPPGKEVEQLTAKEIAKALRNKVTLEEWLAQQKAGAEKTEAAAPPPQQPTAPPAAPSQQPIAEVPQEIVKRLGDMQGTLEAELYDTNWSLIKRIAVRELPDELANSTDSIYAILMDGIVTQRIVDLAAKKGVKIIITARVGPLTKVPEDLKIVTFEQLQKLA; translated from the coding sequence ATGGGCGCTTTAACCATAGTAGCCAAGTACATGATAGTGGCGCAAATAGAGGTAAACGGCGGAGTAGATAAATCAGACATCATAGGCGCACTGTTTTCCCAAACCGAAGGCCTACTAGGAAAGGACATGGACCTCAGAGAGCTACAAATGATGGGGCGCATAGGGAGAATAGAGGTGGACATACAGGAGAAGGACGGGAAGACAAAGGCGAAGATATACATACCGAGTAACTTAGACCGCTACGAGACCGCGCTAGTGGCCGCTTTAATCGAGAGCATAGAAAGAGTGGGGCCCTACCCCGCCACCGTAAAAGTGCTAGAAATCAGAGACCTGAGAGAGGAAAAGAGGAAGAAAATCGTTGAGAGAGCCAAGGAGCTGATTAAAATGATAGAGGAGGAGATACTGCCAGACACCAAGGAGATAATTGAAAAGTTGAAAGAGGATGTGGCAAAGGCAGAGGTTGTGGAATATGGGCCAGAAAAACTGCCGGCAGGCCCAGACGTTGATAAGTCGGATTGGATCATCGTAGTCGAGGGGAGGGCAGACGTCGTAAACCTTGTAAAACACGGCTATAGAAACGTAATAGCGCTAGAGGGGATTAGCCGCGGCGTGCCTCAAACCATCATCGATTTAAGCAAGAGAAAATCCATAACATTATTCATAGACGGCGACAAGGGAGGCGAGATGGTGTTAAAGGAGTTAATGAAGGTTGCACACATCGACTACGTAGCCCGCGCCCCGCCCGGCAAAGAAGTAGAACAACTGACCGCTAAGGAGATAGCAAAGGCGCTGAGGAATAAGGTAACACTGGAAGAGTGGTTGGCGCAACAGAAGGCGGGAGCTGAGAAGACCGAGGCCGCCGCTCCCCCGCCGCAACAGCCGACAGCCCCTCCAGCGGCCCCCTCGCAACAGCCCATTGCAGAGGTGCCTCAGGAGATTGTAAAACGGCTAGGCGACATGCAAGGCACGCTCGAAGCCGAGCTCTACGACACTAACTGGTCTCTAATAAAGCGCATAGCCGTGAGAGAGCTGCCCGACGAGCTGGCAAACTCCACAGACTCTATCTACGCCATATTAATGGACGGCATTGTCACACAGAGGATAGTGGATTTAGCCGCAAAGAAGGGCGTAAAGATCATAATAACGGCGAGAGTGGGCCCGCTGACAAAGGTGCCAGAAGACCTAAAAATTGTAACCTTTGAACAACTGCAGAAACTAGCCTAG
- the map gene encoding type II methionyl aminopeptidase — MLQILRHVGDVVHKALKYALDLAQPGVPVLELCEKVEEFIRANGAKPAFPVNVSINEVAAHYTAKRRDALEIPKSGVVKIDVGAHRDGYIVDAAVSIAFGSAFESLVKAARGALEAALSLAKPGVRAWQIGEAVERVAKGYGFRPIYNLTGHKIERFILHAGHVVPNYPDKTASQQLMPGDVYAIEPFVTNGEGQVVDGREVTIFRLLKMRHKSLQQFIDVVGAEVGPLPFTPRWFPRLDDSVFTQALKLGVIHGYEVLVERSRGYVAQFEDTVYIGEEGAVPLARTLELL, encoded by the coding sequence GTGTTGCAGATTTTGCGCCATGTGGGCGATGTAGTGCACAAGGCGCTCAAGTACGCGCTTGACTTAGCCCAGCCCGGGGTCCCGGTTCTTGAGCTTTGTGAGAAAGTGGAGGAGTTTATTAGGGCTAACGGGGCAAAGCCGGCGTTCCCCGTCAATGTGAGCATAAACGAGGTTGCCGCCCACTACACTGCCAAGCGTAGAGATGCCCTTGAGATTCCAAAGAGCGGGGTGGTGAAGATAGATGTTGGCGCACATCGGGATGGCTACATCGTCGACGCCGCCGTCTCCATAGCGTTTGGCTCAGCGTTTGAGAGCTTAGTCAAGGCGGCGCGCGGCGCGTTGGAGGCGGCGTTGAGCTTGGCGAAGCCCGGGGTAAGGGCGTGGCAGATAGGCGAGGCGGTGGAGAGGGTGGCCAAGGGCTATGGGTTTAGGCCTATCTACAACTTGACGGGGCACAAGATAGAGCGGTTCATCTTACACGCGGGGCACGTGGTGCCCAACTACCCAGACAAAACCGCCTCGCAGCAGTTGATGCCCGGAGACGTGTACGCCATAGAGCCGTTTGTCACCAACGGAGAGGGGCAGGTGGTTGATGGGAGGGAGGTAACTATTTTCAGGCTACTGAAGATGAGGCACAAGTCTCTACAGCAGTTCATAGACGTCGTCGGCGCCGAGGTGGGGCCTCTCCCGTTTACTCCGCGTTGGTTTCCTCGGCTAGACGACTCGGTGTTTACCCAGGCGCTTAAGTTGGGCGTAATCCACGGCTATGAGGTGCTCGTGGAGCGGAGTAGGGGATACGTGGCCCAGTTTGAGGACACCGTTTACATAGGCGAGGAGGGAGCGGTGCCGCTGGCCCGCACGCTCGAGTTATTGTAG
- the thsB gene encoding thermosome subunit beta, translating into MSQAVLTQIGGVPVLVLKEGTQRAFGKEALRLNIMIARAIAEVMRTTLGPKGMDKMLIDSLGDITITNDGATILDEMDVQHPIAKLLVEISKSQEEEAGDGTTTAVVLAGALLEEAEKLLEKNIHPTVIVSGFKKALDVATEHLRKVAVPVNRSDVDTLKKIAMTSMGGKISETVKEYFADLAVRAVLQVAEERNGKWYVDLDNIQIVKKHGASLLDTQLVYGIVIDKEVVHAAMPKRVVNAKIALLDAPLEVEKPEIDAEIRINDPTQMRAFLEEEEKILKGYVDKLKSLGVTALFTTKGIDDIAQYYLAKAGILAVRRVKRSDIEKLVRATGARLVTSLEDLTEADLGFAGLVEERRVGDEKMVFVEQCKNPRAVSILVRGGFERLVDEAERNLDDALSVVADVVEEPYILPAGGAAEIEAAKAVRAFAPKVGGREQYAVEAFARALEAIPKALAENAGLDPIDILTELTHKHEQPDGWRYGLDVYQGKVVDMMSLGLIEPLTVKINALKVAVEAASMILRIDEIIAASKLEKEEKEKKEEKKEEFD; encoded by the coding sequence ATGAGCCAGGCAGTGTTGACTCAGATAGGTGGAGTTCCAGTGCTGGTGCTCAAGGAGGGCACACAACGGGCGTTTGGGAAAGAGGCGCTTAGGCTCAATATAATGATTGCGAGGGCAATTGCCGAGGTCATGAGGACGACGCTTGGGCCAAAGGGGATGGACAAGATGCTCATAGACTCGCTTGGCGATATAACTATCACAAACGACGGCGCCACGATCCTAGACGAGATGGATGTACAACACCCCATCGCCAAGCTCCTTGTTGAGATTTCTAAGTCGCAGGAGGAGGAGGCGGGAGACGGCACTACGACCGCGGTGGTGCTCGCCGGCGCGCTTCTTGAGGAGGCTGAGAAGCTTCTAGAGAAGAACATCCACCCGACGGTAATTGTAAGCGGCTTCAAGAAGGCGCTTGACGTAGCCACTGAGCATTTGAGAAAAGTGGCCGTGCCGGTGAATAGGAGCGACGTAGATACGCTTAAGAAGATCGCCATGACTTCCATGGGCGGCAAGATAAGCGAGACTGTGAAGGAGTATTTCGCTGACTTGGCCGTGAGGGCCGTACTGCAAGTTGCCGAGGAGAGGAATGGGAAGTGGTACGTGGACTTGGACAACATCCAAATTGTGAAAAAGCACGGGGCCTCCCTCCTTGACACACAGCTAGTGTACGGCATTGTGATAGACAAGGAGGTTGTACACGCCGCTATGCCGAAGCGCGTGGTAAACGCCAAGATAGCCCTCTTAGATGCGCCTCTTGAGGTGGAGAAGCCCGAGATAGATGCGGAGATCAGAATCAACGATCCGACGCAGATGAGGGCCTTCTTGGAGGAGGAGGAGAAGATACTGAAGGGCTATGTCGACAAGCTGAAGTCCCTCGGCGTAACTGCCCTGTTTACCACCAAGGGAATTGACGACATAGCGCAGTACTACTTGGCCAAGGCCGGGATCTTGGCCGTGAGGAGAGTGAAGCGTAGCGACATTGAGAAACTGGTGAGGGCCACCGGCGCCCGCCTTGTCACAAGCCTCGAAGACCTCACAGAGGCAGACCTAGGCTTCGCCGGCTTGGTGGAAGAGCGCCGCGTGGGAGATGAGAAGATGGTGTTCGTGGAGCAGTGTAAGAACCCGCGCGCGGTGTCCATATTGGTGCGCGGCGGCTTTGAGAGGCTCGTGGACGAGGCTGAGAGAAATCTCGACGACGCCCTATCTGTAGTTGCCGACGTCGTAGAAGAGCCGTACATACTGCCGGCAGGAGGCGCAGCGGAGATCGAGGCCGCCAAGGCTGTTAGAGCGTTTGCCCCCAAGGTAGGCGGCAGAGAGCAGTACGCAGTTGAGGCCTTCGCAAGAGCCCTAGAGGCAATACCCAAGGCACTTGCAGAAAACGCCGGCCTCGACCCCATCGACATATTGACAGAGCTGACTCACAAGCACGAGCAGCCAGACGGATGGAGATACGGCCTAGACGTCTACCAAGGCAAAGTCGTGGACATGATGAGCCTTGGCCTAATCGAGCCGCTTACGGTAAAGATAAACGCGCTTAAAGTGGCCGTCGAGGCCGCCAGCATGATCCTGAGAATAGACGAGATAATCGCGGCCTCTAAGCTGGAGAAAGAAGAGAAAGAAAAGAAGGAGGAGAAGAAGGAGGAATTCGACTAA
- a CDS encoding ATPase, T2SS/T4P/T4SS family, translating into MYDVVLRVLECLECRYACAEKQICNFKEEELAAVIKVVSRIYAADLDKTLEARYNLLKKINKDFALEATLATVGLAKLAPYIRDEEVEDLVLIPNRPIYIATRRGKLKTNTTATAEMIKNFLRLAHLKGVELTYARPSLRFGLRFGVYRLRISLDLPPIVPYPHVYVRIHRRKLRLSHLLSSGFLSVEQLKTIYAAVKGGKHLVVAGPPGAGKTTLLVAIDELIPPTWQRVYIDEADEFDEDPDKNQIKIADVNKSREIYASLNRNIDVVFIGELQYEDHFNAFKTATEIGLQTFATMHAATIEDALKRLAKYVEVKNMAVVLVEKKYGDVVKRRVADVYVS; encoded by the coding sequence ATGTATGATGTAGTTTTAAGAGTCCTCGAATGCCTAGAGTGTAGATATGCCTGCGCCGAAAAACAAATATGCAACTTTAAGGAAGAAGAGCTGGCCGCTGTAATAAAAGTAGTGTCGCGAATATATGCCGCAGATCTTGACAAAACCCTAGAGGCTAGGTACAACTTGCTAAAGAAGATAAATAAAGACTTCGCCTTGGAGGCGACCTTGGCCACAGTTGGCCTAGCCAAGCTCGCCCCATATATCAGGGATGAAGAGGTCGAAGACCTAGTCCTCATACCCAACCGACCTATATACATTGCCACTAGGCGCGGCAAGTTAAAGACTAATACCACTGCCACAGCAGAAATGATAAAGAACTTTTTGCGTCTTGCACATTTGAAAGGGGTGGAGTTGACATATGCAAGGCCTTCTCTCAGATTTGGGCTACGCTTCGGCGTGTATAGGCTTAGGATTTCGCTTGATCTGCCTCCAATAGTCCCCTACCCCCATGTATATGTGAGAATACACAGGAGAAAGTTGAGGCTCAGCCACCTCCTCTCTAGCGGTTTTCTAAGCGTAGAACAGCTGAAGACTATCTACGCCGCCGTTAAAGGGGGAAAGCACCTAGTAGTCGCCGGCCCTCCCGGCGCTGGCAAGACCACTCTGCTCGTGGCAATTGACGAGCTAATTCCACCAACGTGGCAGAGGGTGTACATAGACGAGGCTGACGAATTTGACGAAGACCCTGACAAAAACCAAATAAAGATCGCCGATGTAAACAAGAGTAGGGAAATCTACGCATCGCTGAATAGGAATATCGACGTGGTTTTCATAGGCGAGTTACAGTATGAGGACCACTTCAACGCCTTTAAAACAGCCACTGAGATAGGGCTACAGACCTTTGCCACAATGCACGCCGCCACTATAGAGGACGCGTTAAAAAGACTGGCGAAATACGTAGAAGTGAAGAACATGGCGGTTGTGCTTGTGGAAAAGAAGTACGGGGATGTAGTAAAGAGGAGGGTAGCCGACGTCTATGTTAGCTGA
- a CDS encoding TFIIB-type zinc ribbon-containing protein: protein MRHMKCTYCNSDKVILVDGEYVCTECGTVVGYEALPPIVTKVQPIKKIKQILMILEKEKREIIKTKYSDIVKYYIAKICRELGSPELEREALELLSTIDKRVWQGKSPRVIAASLVYLAAERLNYHFHKRQIGEIVKVSKFSIRDTVVKLRKYV, encoded by the coding sequence ATGAGGCACATGAAATGTACGTATTGTAACTCTGACAAAGTTATACTAGTGGATGGTGAATACGTGTGCACTGAGTGCGGCACAGTGGTGGGATATGAAGCTCTGCCGCCTATAGTTACAAAAGTTCAACCAATTAAAAAGATTAAGCAGATACTTATGATATTAGAAAAAGAAAAGAGAGAAATAATAAAGACTAAGTATAGTGACATAGTTAAATACTACATAGCCAAGATTTGCCGCGAGCTTGGAAGCCCAGAGCTAGAAAGAGAGGCACTAGAGCTTCTTTCCACGATAGACAAAAGGGTGTGGCAGGGAAAGAGTCCCCGCGTCATTGCGGCCTCTCTGGTATACCTTGCCGCAGAACGTCTCAACTACCACTTTCACAAGAGGCAAATAGGCGAGATTGTAAAAGTCAGCAAATTCAGCATAAGAGACACCGTGGTTAAACTCCGAAAGTATGTATGA
- a CDS encoding Lsm family RNA-binding protein: MATTLAEANKRFVAELNSLIGREVQVVLSNGEVYKGVLHAVDSQLNILLANATAKSGDRYNRVFIMYRYIVHIDSVEKRIDLREFAKYAEKVFPGMVKYVEETNTVLIGDKVRVSEIGVEGVGPVAERAKRLFDEFLKMRGEGA; encoded by the coding sequence ATGGCCACAACTCTTGCAGAGGCAAACAAGAGATTCGTGGCAGAGTTAAACAGCCTAATTGGAAGAGAGGTGCAGGTGGTTTTATCAAACGGCGAAGTGTACAAGGGCGTTCTACACGCCGTGGACAGCCAGCTCAACATACTCCTGGCAAACGCCACGGCGAAGTCCGGGGATAGGTACAACCGGGTCTTCATAATGTATAGATACATTGTACACATAGACAGCGTTGAGAAGAGAATAGACCTAAGAGAATTCGCAAAATACGCCGAAAAGGTGTTCCCAGGCATGGTGAAGTACGTAGAAGAGACAAACACAGTCCTAATAGGGGATAAGGTACGCGTAAGCGAAATTGGAGTCGAGGGAGTAGGCCCAGTGGCAGAGAGAGCAAAAAGACTCTTCGACGAATTTCTAAAGATGCGGGGAGAGGGGGCCTAA